TGTTTATAAATTTAGAAAGGGCAATCTATTAAGATCATTAAAAGGGAGTAATGTGCTTTTAATGGACGAGGGCTGTGAGACGGGGCTGACTGCACTAGTTTGTATAAAAACTTTATCAAAACTGAAAGTAAAAACCATCTCATATGCTACGCCGATTATCGCTACTGATGTTGCTACTAGCCTTAGTGATTTGGTCGATGAAATTTATACGGTCGAAAAGGTCGCAGATTTTATCGATGTTGATACATATTATAATAAAAAAATCGAAGCAAATAGTGAATGCATAATATCGATACTAGAAGATAGCCCGTACTATCTACCGCTGCAAAAACAACAAGGAGAAAAAACCAATGCAATATAGTATAGAAGTAAATAATCAGGTTGAAGTATTTGACCTAAATAAAGTCGCTAAACAAGCCGCTGGTGCAGTGCTTTTGCGAGTAAAAAACACAGTTGTTTTAGCCACTGTTGCACGTGATGATACACAAGTTAGTGAAGATTTTTTACCGCTAACAGTGCAATATCTAGAAAAGTCTTATGCTGCTGGACGTATACCAGGCGGATATGTTAAACGCGAGACCAAACCTGGGGAGTTTGAGACGCTTACATCACG
This portion of the Campylobacter anatolicus genome encodes:
- a CDS encoding sodium:proton antiporter, whose translation is MLQSSVYKFKDQLDAATKMLEILPKKELVEAKTIVVCMSLDSVIMTDEICKGLGLSYEMLFSEPIAAPNNNECDIAIVSETEDIVVNDELTKAFDITYDFIYGEAHRKYEEKILKNVYKFRKGNLLRSLKGSNVLLMDEGCETGLTALVCIKTLSKLKVKTISYATPIIATDVATSLSDLVDEIYTVEKVADFIDVDTYYNKKIEANSECIISILEDSPYYLPLQKQQGEKTNAI